A stretch of the Chelonia mydas isolate rCheMyd1 chromosome 5, rCheMyd1.pri.v2, whole genome shotgun sequence genome encodes the following:
- the LOC122465953 gene encoding uncharacterized protein LOC122465953, whose amino-acid sequence MSQARLQILVLGPEASGKSTLTRHLLRRGGDSWKSLEKPQRETGKSPPTHARVLDRPSTEQQQGAAPRHLLQHVKTPKYEVVIVDSLEPRGLPSNRFPGSAQAGAAMLLVPAAAGPREAGCAVPYQLVLLACNLPAKQLVVCVNKMDATQPPYSRQRYQEITQAVSACLRQLGKNPATVAFLPISGLRGDNLLEPSSRMPWFRGWAGTRKRGSTMATSLQQVLDSILPGWPQQDSDYTCGVWSEAEMRSLLSVWKGIAGRVAHGVPLAREMSLELMGAGVRRSPQQCRMKANAMMKQYFNRQIGAGRGRCPFYPELHAILGSQVTKLMYDLEHPSHSPRCECSAGSTDLDSAGSTDLDSAGSLTEEESDGGEAEDQEMFLAGLEGDPVRMSSTPVPCLEAPPTLPASPDGTTSAGLKRKDPEHPLLRRLKKPRGETLHAGMQPLAPPQGSDGPGGYLDPALNWQKILETPCPLTSIPPTPPSHRQPAPPLLSQPAWPQQVLSLHCPQAPPPWCPTEPVSHPQVPSLPLQLWHTPPLQPPSLQLPSSPTHWPQAPLLRHQSTPLALLPAWPRQHWQAPSPQLCPQPEQRQQALSTHPEYTRLLPVLSQPPALLQQPLASPLQYPSPPRPCQLARSPPLPQPRPASPPALLDSRPLLQALCWSLATTALA is encoded by the exons ATGAGCCAGGCTCGGCTCCAGATCCTGGTGCTCGGCCCAGAGGCCTCTGGGAAATCCACCTTGACCAGACACCTGCTCCGCAGAGGGGGCGACAGCTGGAAGAGTCTGGAGAAACCCCAGAGAGAG ACCGGGAAGAGCCCCCCCACGCATGCCCGGGTGCTGGACAGGCCgagcacagagcagcagcagggcgcAGCCCCCCGTCACCTCCTGCAGCACGTCAAGACCCCAAAGTACGAGGTCGTCATTGTCGATTCCctggagcccagggggctgcccAGTAACCGGTTCCCAGGCAGTGCTCAG GCCGGCGCTGCCATGCTGCTGGTGCCCGCAGCCGCGGGACCGCGTGAGGCCGGCTGTGCTGTCCCATACCAGCTGGTCCTCCTGGCCTGCAACCTGCCGGCCAAGCAGCTCGTCGTCTGTGTGAACAAGATGGATGCCACGCAGCCTCCCTACAGCCGCCAGCGCTACCAGGAGATCACCCAGGCAGTGAGCGCCTGCCTCCGCCAGCTGGGCAAGAACCCAGCAACTGTGGCTTTTCTCCCCATCTCGGGCTTGCGTGGGGACAACCTGCTGGAACCCAGCTCCAGG ATGCCCTGGTTCCGAGGCTGGGCGGGCACTAGGAAGCGGGGCAGTACCATGGCCACCAGCCTGCAGCAGGTCCTGGATTCTATCCTCCCTGGGTGGCCCCAGCAGGACTCCGACTACACATGTGGAG TGTGGTCGGAGGCGGAGATGAGGAGCCTGCTCTCGGTCTGGAAGGGCATAGCAGGCCGGGTGGCGCACGGCGTGCCGCTGGCCCGGGAGATGTCCCTGGAGCTCATGGGAGCGGGAGTCAGGCGATCGCcccagcagtgccgcatgaaggCCAATGCCATGATGAAGCAGTACTTCAACCGCCAgatcggggcggggcggggccgctGCCCGTTCTATCCGGAGCTGCACGCCATCCTTGGGAGCCAGGTCACCAAGCTGATGTATGACTTGGAGCACCCCAGCCACTCCCCACGCTGTGAGTGCAGCGCCGGCTCGACGGACCTGGACAGCGCCGGCTCGACGGACCTGGACAGCGCCGGCTCTCTCACGGAGGAGGAGTCTGACGGTGGGGAAGCAGAAGACCAGGAGATGTTTCTAGCAG GCCTGGAGGGTGACCCCGTGAGAATGAGCAGCACCCCAGTGCCCTGCTTAGAGgcgccccccaccctcccagcctcccccgaTGGTACCACGTCAGCCGGCCTGAAGAGGAAGGACCCGGAGCACCCCCTCCTGCGGCGGCTGAAGAAGCCGCGAGGGGAAACCCTTCACGCTGGCATGCAGCCGCTGGCACCACCCCAGGGGAGTGACGGGCCAGGCGGTTACCTTGATCCTGCACTCAACTGGCAAAAGATCCTGGAGACCCCATGCCCGCTCACTTCCATCCCACCCACGCCACCCTCCCAccgccagccagccccacccctcctgtccCAGCCAGCGTGGCCCCAGCAGGTGCTTTCACTGCATTGCCCGCAGGCCCCACCTCCCTGGTGCCCCACTGAGCCAGTGTCTCACCCGCaggtcccatccctgcccctgcagctctggcacacccctccactgcagcccccatctctccagctcccatcctcccccacccattGGCCGCAGGCCCCTCTGCTGCGCCACCAGTCCACCCccttggccctgctcccagcctggccAAGGCAGCACTGGCAGGCCCCATCTCCGCAGTTgtgcccccagccagagcagcgCCAGCAAGCCCTGAGTACACATCCTGAGTACACGCGGCTGCTCCCAGTCCTGTCCCAGCCACCCgcgctgctgcagcagcccctggcttCGCCTCTCCAGTATCCGTCCCCTCCACGGCCCTGCCAGCTGGCCCGgtctcccccgctgccccagcccaggcctgcctcccccccagcccttctcGACAGCCGCCCCTTGCTGCAGGCACTCTGCTGGTCCCTCGCTACCACTGCACTGGCCTGA